Genomic DNA from Solanum pennellii chromosome 3, SPENNV200:
TAGGAGTTGAAGGAACAATTGGTGTCAACTATGGTACAGTTGCTGACAACCTCCCTCCCCCAGTCCAAGTTGCTAGCTTCCTCCGTGAATCCACCTTCATCCGTCGTGTGAGGCTCTTTGACGCCAACCCAGAAATCTTGAAAGCATTCGCTAACACTGGCATCTCAGTGACTGTTAATGTCCCCAATGATCTAATTCCGCAGCTTACCATGTTGAGTTTTGCCCAGCAATGGGTGGAAATTAACGTCCTGCCTTACGTCCCTGCCACCAACATAGTGAGAATACTTGTTGGCAACGAAGTAATTTCAACTGCCAACAAGTTACTTATTGTTAGCCTAGTCCCTGCTATGGAAACCCTCCATGCTGCCCTTGTTGAAAAGTCTTTGGATCGTCGCATCCAAATTTCTACTCCACATTTCCTAGGTATACTCTCAAATTCAAGCCCGCCTTCTACTGGGAAATTTAGACCAGGATATGACATCCATGTTCTCAAGCCGTTGCTTGATTTCCTTAGAGCTACTAATTCACCATTCATGGTAAACCCATATCCATTTTTTGATTCTTCTGATAACACACTTGATTATGCACTCTTTAGGCCTAATTCAGGGGTCTTCGACGAGACCACACAACTCACCTACACAAACATGTTGGATGCACAATTAGATGCAGTTTTTTCAGCCCTGAAGCTCCTGGATTTCGAAGACATTGAGATTGTCATAGCTGAAACTGGATGGCCATCAAGAGGAGATCCAGGGCAAGCAGGAGCAGACGCTGGAATTGCAGCGGAATACAACAGAAAGCTCATACAACACGTGATGTCTGGAATTGGGACACCTCTAATGCCCAACAGGACATTTGAAACCTACATTTTCGCGCTCTTCAACGAGGACTTAAAGCCAGGGCCAACATGTGAAAGAAATTTTGGGCTGTTCAAACCTGATATGACGCCAGTCTATGACATAGGAATCTTACATCCAAGGGTTGCTAATGCTGCTGCCAATACTGATCATAGCAGAACCAATTTGTTACTGCTTCTGCTGGTGTGCTTCATGTGTTTTTGAAATTGCCTTCGGCTTGCAGGCTGAAGCAAATTTTCCGTCATGCCGGCACCCAATGGGGAAGACATTGCGTCTTTCGAAATCAGAGACAAGGAAGCATTACAGAGGAACATCAATTATGTAATGTGGATTGCGTTTCTACCTCTGTTGATGGGCTCTTCAAATCGATTCTTCCCAAAAGTAGTTTATTTTTGGAGAGACAAATCCAATATGGAAGTCTGTGCTTTCTTTCCAACACTGTTCGAGCTCATACAATGTATGCCTATGCATGTTTACTATCAAGCTAGCTCCAAGCCTTAAAGAAATGGATCATGGGCTTAACTCTAAAGCGAAAAAGTCCATGGCGGACTCGACAACAGCACGCCCAAAACTGTTGCGACAGAGCAATTGAAATGACCAACAGTACATACACCAACACATCATTATATACTTGTACcttgtaaaattaaaattaacctaattactaatcttttatatatatatatatgactcaatacattttaatattctTCTCTCATGTGACCAcaaaatttacaaacatttGTTACAATACACAAATTTTACTTTCACACAAAGTAAACCTGAGAGAagaatattaaaatgtattgaGTACGTATCgcaattgataaattaaatttacGTGTATCGCAATTCAATATCAAAGTCGAAAACAAAGTGTATCGCAATTCAGTACGTATAATAAATACGTAGTGTACTTATAATATAACGATTCCGATAACAACTGCCAACaatttcattttctctttttcgCTACTGTCAAGCTCAACTATCCCTGCcgtcctttttcttctttcagtTTTTGCTCATATATATTTTCCGACGATCTAGGGTTTCTACTTCAATAATCATGGCCGATTGGCAGCAGCATCTACAGTCGATAATCTTCGGTCTCATTTTCTCTTTCCTTCTCGCCAAGCTTTTCTCTATTATCTTCGCTTTCCGTGATGAAAATCTCCGGATTACGCGCGCGGATTCTTCCGAGGCTGAAGAGAAAACATCACCGGAGGAAGCTGATACTATCGGGGTTTCAGAAGATACTGAGCCGTTGATTCAGAGGAACGACGACGGTTTGAAAGGGATTTCGGTGAGTGGTGGTGAAGATAGCGATGATGATTGGGAAGGTGTAGAAAGTACTGAGTTGGATGAGGCGTTTAGTGCTGCGACAGCGTTTGTGGCTGCTACGGCAGCTGATCGGTCGCATAAGGTATCAAATGAGGTGCAACTGCAGCTCTATGGGCTTTATAAGATTGCGACTGAGGGACCTTGCACTGCTCCACAGCCATCGGCTCTCAAAATGACTGCTCGTGCCAAATGGTATTGCTCTCCACAATCCTCCtcttattgtttttgttgtctCAGTTTAGATTTTCATTTGCTTGCTTTATGACTAGATAGTTTGACATATTTTGTTGATGAATCTGATACTCTGCTTTAGAAACAGAGAGCAAGCACTGTTGGATCTGTATAAGATATCATGTTACATGTCCTTGTTAGCAGCATAAGGAAGGAAAAGTATCTCAAATGGTGAACTATTATGATACATGTAATTTAGTGAATTAAGTAGTTTTGAGTTTTTTGTTAAACAGAATTATACCTTGATAGGAGTACTAAGACTAGATGCTGATGCTTAATTATCGGTGCAAGAGGATACACTTTGCAGTGGCCTAAGTAACTTTGACCTATAGTGAATCATATTGTGCTAAGACTTATTAGGATAAACAACTAAATGCTATTGTTTCCTTAGTGGAAGGTGGAAGAATAGCGATGCTCATGaaatttatttacaaaagtTTAGTGCTAGTTATGTTAAATAATAGGATGTAAAGGATGAGGTAAGTGGAAGTTCCCAAAAAGACTTCTCTGTAACCTTGCTTGGAGAAAAAAGTTGTTATCATTTCTAGGTTGTTTCAAATAAAGTTGCTTGTGGCATCTTCATGGCATGATTCCGCTATAGTTATCTTCTAGAAAAGGAAATCCTCCAAGGCTTTAGAACGGCATTTTCTCAGATCTCAATGACGCGATCTGGCATGAGAAAGagttttttttctaaaacataCTGGCGGTAACTTTTCATATAGCTCATCACTTCAAATGAGTATTTGATATCCTCTTAACCTTTTTGGATGTGTGGATTTCCCCTTCACTTGTAATCCTGTTTGAAATATAACATATACTAGGCTGGTAGCTTTTCTCAAATCCTTTAATGGTGAAAAGAGTAAGGTCATTGAAGCAAAATCCTCTCAACCTGGTTTCcatgttttttttatagatcAAATGTTTTCTATGCTGTCAGTAGTATATTTGGTTGGTCTCTCTAACTTACTGATGCTAAGATTTGCTTTCATCATTAGGCAAGCATGGCAGAAATTGGGTGCCATGCCTCCTGAAGAAGCGATGGAGAAGTATCTTGATATCGTGACCGAGTTATTTCCTTCCTGGCTTGATGGGTCTGCAAATGTAAGACATGCATCTTTGTTATTAATAGCAAGCATTCATGTCTTTGTTTTCCTGTtctattttctaaaaaaatattctacttctttttcttctgcCTGATGTCTTCTTATTTCTGTTTGGCCTCCTTGACATGCtcaaatagaaaaagaagagtGAAGAAAGTAGTGGTGCACATAATGCAGATACTAGAGGGCCTATGGGACCAGTTTTCAGTACCTTCATTAGTGAGGAGGATTCCGAAAATGAGTTGTAAGGTTCTTTAACTTGTTTGAACTTAAACTTTGCAgtctgattttgttttaaagtgtgGCTTGTATAACAAATTTAAACGTGTCCCTCTCGGGAAAGCATGCACTCCCTCTGTCCAGAAAAATATCCTTATTTGCTATTTCAAATAAGTGTTGCACTTTCTTTTAGGGAAggatttaatatgttttatataaCTCAACTTATGTAGGACCCTATTTTACTACTATTTAGATACCTTGGGTTCAAATTTGCTCCTAACAAAGACTAAGCTACTCATCTTCTTCTAGTAAGCATATGGAGTACTGCCAAACTAGTAAAggagaagaaaacaaaattagaattaaatgGTTGTATATTAGTATGTCAtggttttgtttatttttttgtgtcctACCTTCTCCAGTTATAGTTGAATTTTCTACCTAAAATTACAACTGTCGAAGGAAATTTCCAGCTTCGCTTGAATCAGTTGAACTTCATTATGAGTTCTAACCCTGAAGACCTTTCACCATTTGGCTCGACAGTTTTAACTTTAACTAAGGAATCGTTCTTTTGGCCTTCTGTCAAAATGGGTACTGGGTATGGTgtagttcttttatttgttgTCACCCTTTCTTCTATTCCAGGACTATATTCGCAACAAACTGTGATGTAGTTATGACTAGTTTTTCTTGGCATCAAAAGGCAGAAACATTCTTTGGAGTTTCATTCTGATATTATTGTTTGTTTATAGAGTTTATTTGTCGTccaatcttaattttttttcctgcACTTAGAGGCAAACCTTCTTTGTTTATTTGTCTTTTATCTATATGTGTGTATTTAGTAATATTTATAATACTTAGGGAAGAAGAAATCTTATAAATCACATGCTAACTATTTTCTTTGCAGAAAATTGGATGAGATACATGCCTTTGCACGAGAAGGGGATGACGAGAACTTGCTTAAGTGCATTGAGAGTGGCGTTCCTGTGGATGTGAAAGGTTGGTTCGCAATGTGATACATAAGTTCTTTTGAAGTCTACGTATGGTGCTTTAATGTTGATAATTTTGATTCACTATTAAGTGCATTGCTTATGGTTTTTAATTGATAACCGATCCTGAGGATGGGTGGGTCTTCTTTGAAACAAGATAATTCTCTTGCATTAATaccaagaagaaaaaattagtaGTGTGGAGAACTGAGAGAATGTTTAGGGTGGGTGAGGTGACTCAAAATCTTGGAGTTAGAATGATGTCTACCAGGAACTTGTAATGCAGATTTTTTTGTCTTTCCATTTGTTTGAGGTTCTTCCTGATTAAAAATTGTTTCTTGAAATGATTCCAGACAGTGAGGGCCGTGCCCCCTTACACTGGGCTGTCGATCGTGGTCATCTCAACATCACTAAATTGCTTTTAAGCAGGAATGCGGATGTAAATGCCAAGGTACATGTTTTCAATACAGCCAAGGTGCATATAATTTTGCATCATTACGCCGAACCCCTAATCTTGTTTCGGTTCTGtgatttgttatatatatgCTTTGTGGGGCTTGCATTTTTTTGCATGATTTGTTTCATTTGAAATCCTAAGAGTCATATCCTTACTTGACGTAGCTGTATTTCTTGTACCCtctcctctttttctttcttccccTAACGCTCTTAAATGTAGTGTTTTTGAGAATTTGTCATCATATTGGAATTTAAAGAGAGGCAAAGAGCAACATAGATGCAAGATTTGCAGAGAGAGAGGAAAGATAATTTAAATGGGTTAACATGATGTAATACTTGGCTAGTGGAACTATCATAGAGAGCTAAATCGAAGTGGTTTTCTTCCAAAGTTTGTTTCCCAAAGGTTCTGTACCTTGGGAAATATTATACTAGAGCTTTTATGAGTCTGAAAATTCCTAACTGAAGGTTAGCTTTTGTAGAACTTAGTTATAAGCATTGAATTACAAATTCTTGTTATTTTGATCATTGAAGGACCTTGAGGGCCAAACGGCACTGCATTATGCTGCTGTTTGTGAAAGGGCAGATATTGCTGAGTTTCTCGTAAAGCATGGTGCTGACGTAGAGATCAAGGATAATGAAGGTGACTGCCCTCGTGATGTCTGTGAGTTGCACTGGCCTTGGTTGCAGCAGGCCACTGTCCACAACTAACGTACAGCATACTTTGTCTTTTTTCCTCCTTTTCTACTGATCGATCATGTTACTGCTGTACATGCTTATGTAGCTACCTATTTATCGAATGGATTTTCTCTTCTAGATTTTAGTAAAGCATGCTATCTTTTGTAGCTTCTGTGCTGTCACTTAAAAACAGAGCATGGAGCAATAAGATTGCCACTTGAAGAAAGGAATCACTGGGTCaattgtttttgcttttgagGTTTTTACTACATTGGTTGCTTACCCTTCTTAATGTCAGGGTAACATTGTTTCTAAAAATTGgaagttaaaatattatcaattacattattatctttttctgttttaaatatttgtttacatgtAAAACATCTCATGATCACGACCTCCAGCGCTCTGCCAATTCATATTATTCATCATGTGCAGATGATTACTGCAGAAAATGTCTACATTTCTGTCAATAGTCATCATCCTTCGTTCTCACTTGATTCTTGAAGCCATTCATTGGCTTCTGAAggtatttatattaatattaatttgatatttttgaataaagagaaatagatatttaaaaattatacaacaGTGTAACTTTTTGTAATGAAAATATACATGTGACTAGGTAAAAAAGTACCAGGGGTAGAAAATACAACTCTTGTTTAATCCATGTAACATTTTTGAAACTCTGGTTCTCAATCCTTTAGAATTCCGTAACCAATGTCGAGCAAGGTGTTTTGTTTTTGACACAGGAGCTCCTTAGTTGT
This window encodes:
- the LOC107012152 gene encoding acyl-CoA-binding domain-containing protein 1-like, which codes for MADWQQHLQSIIFGLIFSFLLAKLFSIIFAFRDENLRITRADSSEAEEKTSPEEADTIGVSEDTEPLIQRNDDGLKGISVSGGEDSDDDWEGVESTELDEAFSAATAFVAATAADRSHKVSNEVQLQLYGLYKIATEGPCTAPQPSALKMTARAKWQAWQKLGAMPPEEAMEKYLDIVTELFPSWLDGSANKKKSEESSGAHNADTRGPMGPVFSTFISEEDSENELKLDEIHAFAREGDDENLLKCIESGVPVDVKDSEGRAPLHWAVDRGHLNITKLLLSRNADVNAKDLEGQTALHYAAVCERADIAEFLVKHGADVEIKDNEGDCPRDVCELHWPWLQQATVHN
- the LOC107015007 gene encoding glucan endo-1,3-beta-glucosidase, whose product is MDKVFNTPLAHLLGALLVLLAPIFLQGVEGTIGVNYGTVADNLPPPVQVASFLRESTFIRRVRLFDANPEILKAFANTGISVTVNVPNDLIPQLTMLSFAQQWVEINVLPYVPATNIVRILVGNEVISTANKLLIVSLVPAMETLHAALVEKSLDRRIQISTPHFLGILSNSSPPSTGKFRPGYDIHVLKPLLDFLRATNSPFMVNPYPFFDSSDNTLDYALFRPNSGVFDETTQLTYTNMLDAQLDAVFSALKLLDFEDIEIVIAETGWPSRGDPGQAGADAGIAAEYNRKLIQHVMSGIGTPLMPNRTFETYIFALFNEDLKPGPTCERNFGLFKPDMTPVYDIGILHPRVANAAANTDHSRTNLLLLLLVCFMCF